One Thermanaerothrix sp. genomic window carries:
- a CDS encoding AAA family ATPase translates to MLRRLAVRNICGIASADLKINGRFVVITGESGSGKSSLVRSLELAAGKRSNNALIRSSSVSGEVNAEFSFQGGVINIRRIISSEGKNRIFMGGEQVNLSDLILTLDNRIQIQSQFSHLCLLDEDAFMEILDSFGGSAVRSLRDQMRSAYGDARDAALEFERLKRDFDRYQRDQAIMEPLVAELRGLNPFPGCAKIWETEAEQIRRSMQELRAVEEALDMLHHRDGSATDIINDALGSLSLRLPGSDKKDEVTRRLSEALDALRGAIAGLKTWEGLSSVDEMEAKAGELEDKLGTLKRLMRKLHLDDDQDVVNFLSEVEHRSQWLIEAESRLKSLRERVAALKKRAYETAMKLRNTRASLAESFSREVSLNLEDLGMEGVMFSVSTEPLKKIGPLGADRVLFLMGAEGSDLYPISKRASGGELSRILLAIQCAMKGRWSPECIVFDEVEAGLGGKSALLAGLKLKELSNASQVILITHEATLAAMGDQHLVVKRREDLTEVIEVSEEDRVAEIARMLSGEAHEDALRHARFLIEKYGGPVAKVD, encoded by the coding sequence TTGTTAAGGCGGCTAGCGGTACGCAACATATGTGGGATAGCTTCCGCAGATTTAAAGATAAACGGCAGGTTCGTGGTGATAACCGGGGAGAGCGGATCTGGGAAGAGCAGCCTTGTCCGCTCTCTTGAGCTGGCGGCGGGGAAGCGGTCAAACAATGCCCTAATAAGATCTTCCAGCGTCAGTGGAGAGGTCAATGCGGAGTTTTCCTTTCAGGGCGGCGTCATCAATATCAGAAGGATAATATCTTCCGAGGGCAAGAATAGAATTTTCATGGGAGGAGAGCAGGTTAACCTATCGGATCTCATTTTAACGCTGGACAACAGAATTCAAATACAAAGTCAGTTTTCCCACCTGTGTCTTTTGGATGAGGATGCGTTCATGGAGATACTCGACTCATTCGGTGGCTCTGCCGTTAGATCCCTTAGGGATCAAATGAGATCCGCTTACGGAGATGCCAGGGACGCCGCATTAGAGTTTGAGCGGTTAAAAAGGGACTTTGACAGGTACCAAAGGGACCAAGCCATAATGGAACCTTTGGTCGCAGAGTTAAGAGGGTTAAATCCCTTCCCAGGATGTGCCAAGATCTGGGAAACGGAAGCGGAGCAAATAAGGCGTTCGATGCAGGAGCTAAGAGCGGTGGAAGAAGCCCTGGATATGCTCCATCATCGGGACGGCTCCGCAACGGACATTATAAACGACGCATTGGGCTCCCTGTCATTGAGGCTTCCAGGTTCCGACAAAAAAGATGAGGTTACCAGGAGGCTTTCTGAGGCATTGGACGCGTTAAGAGGCGCCATAGCGGGTCTTAAAACCTGGGAAGGCCTTAGCAGCGTTGATGAAATGGAAGCTAAGGCAGGGGAGCTGGAAGATAAACTTGGAACACTAAAGAGGCTTATGCGAAAACTTCATCTGGATGACGACCAAGATGTAGTTAACTTCTTAAGCGAAGTGGAACATCGATCCCAGTGGTTGATAGAGGCAGAATCTAGACTGAAGTCCCTAAGGGAACGGGTTGCGGCCCTCAAAAAAAGGGCCTATGAAACCGCCATGAAACTTAGAAACACGAGGGCTTCGCTGGCGGAATCATTTAGCAGAGAAGTATCGCTAAACCTTGAGGATCTGGGCATGGAGGGCGTCATGTTCAGCGTCTCCACAGAACCGCTTAAAAAGATAGGCCCATTGGGGGCCGACAGGGTGCTTTTCCTAATGGGCGCCGAAGGCTCGGATCTATATCCCATATCTAAGAGGGCATCCGGTGGGGAGCTCAGCCGCATATTGCTCGCCATTCAGTGTGCCATGAAGGGACGTTGGTCTCCGGAGTGCATCGTATTCGACGAGGTGGAAGCGGGACTTGGCGGTAAGTCCGCGCTTTTAGCTGGGTTAAAGCTAAAAGAACTATCCAATGCCAGCCAAGTCATATTGATAACCCATGAAGCTACGCTGGCCGCCATGGGAGATCAACACCTGGTGGTCAAGAGGAGAGAGGATCTGACCGAGGTTATAGAGGTTTCCGAAGAAGACCGGGTGGCCGAAATAGCTCGAATGCTCTCAGGGGAAGCCCACGAAGATGCCCTAAGGCACGCCAGGTTCCTTATAGAGAAGTACGGTGGACCCGTTGCAAAAGTTGACTAA
- a CDS encoding NAD(+)/NADH kinase, whose protein sequence is MSVVGLLFNTSKASALRIAQRILGWCQKRGIEVLVPSEEAKVLGIEASFDEEFLGRAKLVVVIGGDGTFLRAARYTLGREIPLYGINVGRLGFLAIGSPLSAEEDLSSILDGRYTLQTRDCLRGIVIREGEEVHELFALNDLVVTKGSFARSIDLELSINGEMVGLFPCDGFIASTPTGSTAYSLSAGGPIVPPHLSCMILAPICAHTLYSRPIVLGSQDRATITPFCEEREVLLTQDGQLGYRLQGRDRIEVSICEDLKVYTISLPDRSYYSLLRDKLRWGRCAFDPGGDESC, encoded by the coding sequence ATGAGCGTGGTGGGGCTGCTGTTTAACACCAGCAAGGCTTCCGCGCTGAGAATCGCCCAGCGGATACTCGGTTGGTGCCAAAAAAGAGGGATAGAAGTGCTTGTTCCCTCGGAGGAAGCCAAGGTTCTAGGGATAGAGGCCTCATTTGACGAAGAATTCCTTGGTAGGGCCAAGCTGGTGGTAGTAATAGGCGGGGACGGTACGTTTCTTAGGGCCGCCAGGTATACGTTGGGACGAGAGATACCCCTTTACGGCATAAACGTTGGGCGCTTGGGCTTTCTTGCAATAGGCAGCCCTCTTAGCGCTGAGGAGGATCTGTCTTCCATACTAGATGGCAGATATACACTACAGACGAGGGACTGCTTGAGGGGCATAGTCATTCGTGAGGGGGAGGAAGTTCATGAGCTTTTTGCCTTGAACGACTTGGTGGTCACCAAGGGGTCGTTCGCGAGATCAATAGATCTGGAACTATCCATAAACGGCGAGATGGTGGGGTTGTTCCCCTGTGACGGATTCATAGCGTCAACCCCCACCGGATCTACCGCTTATTCCCTGTCAGCGGGAGGTCCTATAGTACCTCCCCATTTATCATGCATGATACTTGCCCCTATCTGTGCTCATACGCTGTACTCTAGGCCAATAGTGCTGGGTTCCCAAGACAGAGCCACGATAACTCCTTTTTGCGAGGAGAGGGAAGTCCTGCTCACCCAGGATGGACAGCTAGGTTATAGGCTTCAAGGGCGTGACAGGATAGAGGTGTCTATATGCGAAGACCTGAAGGTCTATACCATATCCCTTCCCGATCGAAGCTACTATTCGTTATTACGCGACAAGCTTCGGTGGGGCAGGTGCGCATTTGATCCCGGGGGAGATGAGTCTTGTTAA
- a CDS encoding TlyA family RNA methyltransferase gives MKSHRIRLDSLLVKLGIAKSREEAKGLVEAGAVRVEGMVVSKPSCMVLMTSKIDVLRDSEGEKWVSRGAFKLLRGLDVFKVSPFNLVCVDVGASTGGFTQVLLKRGATRVYSVDVGYGQLAWSLRNHPGVVVLERTNARSLSREIIPEPCGLGVCDVSFISLKLILPSLFSVMDPMGHVIALVKPQFEVGRERVGKRGVVRDPELHKEVLSEMAAFINDNTQWGVVGMTHSPIKGPEGNIEFLIHAVARGGVDYAPLDVDEVVFVAHRDVR, from the coding sequence ATGAAATCTCATAGGATTAGATTGGACTCCCTTTTGGTGAAGCTTGGGATTGCCAAATCCAGGGAGGAAGCCAAGGGGTTGGTGGAAGCCGGAGCTGTAAGGGTTGAAGGCATGGTCGTCTCTAAACCCTCTTGCATGGTTCTTATGACATCAAAAATTGATGTCCTGAGAGATTCAGAGGGGGAGAAGTGGGTAAGTCGTGGGGCTTTCAAGCTTTTGAGGGGATTAGATGTCTTTAAGGTTAGCCCGTTTAATCTGGTATGCGTTGATGTGGGAGCCTCCACGGGAGGATTTACACAAGTTCTGCTTAAGCGAGGGGCCACAAGGGTATATTCCGTAGACGTAGGATACGGCCAATTGGCGTGGTCCCTAAGGAATCATCCAGGGGTGGTGGTTCTGGAAAGGACTAACGCAAGGTCCTTGTCTAGGGAGATAATACCGGAGCCATGCGGACTCGGGGTTTGTGATGTGTCCTTCATCTCCTTGAAGTTGATCCTCCCGAGTCTTTTTTCCGTTATGGACCCCATGGGTCACGTAATAGCGCTGGTAAAGCCTCAGTTTGAAGTGGGGCGGGAAAGAGTTGGTAAGAGGGGGGTAGTAAGGGACCCTGAGCTGCACAAAGAGGTCCTGTCAGAGATGGCCGCTTTTATCAACGACAACACTCAATGGGGGGTGGTAGGTATGACCCATTCCCCCATAAAGGGCCCGGAGGGTAACATAGAGTTCCTCATCCACGCGGTAGCCCGCGGGGGAGTAGATTATGCGCCGCTGGATGTTGACGAGGTGGTCTTTGTGGCCCACCGTGATGTCCGATGA
- the dxs gene encoding 1-deoxy-D-xylulose-5-phosphate synthase, with protein sequence MNSFGHISGDEEGILWNLKGPWELKGLNRSQVETLCSEVRDLICQVTLSNGGHLASSLGAVELIVSLLRSFSPPEDKIIFDVGHQAYAYKILTDRRDAFQTLRQKDGIAGFPRRKESPYDAFDVGHSSTSISAALGMAKARESLGIKGHVVAVIGDGALINGLAFEGLNNVTPLVSKIIIILNDNKMSISPRVGGMAEHLARLSASSTYQDIKQRIKSALREAQGGRRLEDLIGLWKGKLKSILLPPNIFEEMDITYWGPFDGHSVEEMDRIFSLAKEYPESVLIHVITKKGRGYKRAEISPTAFHGVSPSTSVKEDRAVDVKTQDWSSLAASIAEDMAAKDPRVVCSTAAMKEGSKLGAFADSFPDRFFDVGIAESHLITFAAGMAAEGMMPVVFIYSTFLQRAMDQLVHDVCLQGLPVLLCVDRAGLVGEDGETHHGLLDVTWGKCIPNLTLMAPRDGADLRFMMTGWLKHPGPALIRYPKGVAKNMDRAVAPWGKLEIIRNGKGICLAGYGSTVPIMEGAAEILRARGLEPSVLDLRFLKPMDRQGIIDALSRHDVMVIAEEGYRLGGIGETICCLSSEFGIQCKVLTIGVSDRFVPHAKRQQQLEEEGLTPHGVVQMLDEIS encoded by the coding sequence ATGAACTCATTCGGCCACATAAGCGGGGATGAGGAAGGAATACTGTGGAATCTTAAGGGCCCCTGGGAGCTCAAGGGGCTAAACAGATCACAGGTGGAAACGCTGTGCAGCGAGGTGAGGGATCTCATATGCCAGGTTACCCTTAGCAACGGAGGGCACTTGGCTTCTTCTCTTGGGGCAGTTGAGCTTATAGTCTCTCTTTTGAGGTCTTTCTCCCCTCCGGAGGACAAGATAATCTTTGACGTTGGACATCAGGCCTACGCCTATAAAATACTCACCGACCGTCGTGATGCATTTCAAACCCTGCGACAAAAAGACGGCATCGCTGGTTTCCCTCGCCGCAAGGAGAGCCCTTACGATGCCTTTGACGTGGGGCACAGCAGCACGTCGATATCTGCTGCCTTGGGCATGGCAAAAGCCAGGGAGTCACTGGGCATAAAAGGGCACGTGGTGGCGGTGATAGGCGATGGGGCTTTGATCAACGGATTGGCATTCGAAGGCTTGAACAACGTTACCCCGCTTGTCAGTAAAATTATAATAATTTTAAATGACAACAAGATGTCCATAAGCCCAAGGGTTGGCGGCATGGCAGAGCACCTAGCCAGGCTGTCCGCGAGCAGCACTTATCAAGACATTAAGCAAAGGATAAAAAGCGCCCTTAGAGAGGCTCAGGGGGGCAGAAGGCTGGAGGATTTGATTGGACTTTGGAAGGGCAAGCTTAAGTCCATACTTCTTCCTCCTAATATATTCGAAGAGATGGACATAACTTACTGGGGGCCCTTCGACGGACACAGCGTAGAGGAGATGGACAGGATATTCTCCTTGGCCAAAGAGTACCCCGAATCGGTTCTGATTCACGTTATCACCAAGAAGGGTAGAGGGTACAAAAGGGCTGAGATATCGCCCACGGCCTTTCATGGGGTATCCCCGTCAACCTCTGTGAAGGAAGATAGGGCTGTGGATGTCAAAACCCAGGATTGGAGTTCCCTTGCGGCTTCCATCGCTGAGGATATGGCAGCCAAAGATCCACGGGTGGTGTGTTCAACCGCCGCAATGAAGGAGGGCAGCAAGCTAGGTGCCTTTGCAGACTCCTTCCCAGATCGTTTTTTTGACGTTGGCATAGCGGAGTCACATCTTATAACCTTTGCCGCTGGGATGGCCGCAGAAGGCATGATGCCCGTGGTTTTCATATATTCCACGTTTCTTCAGCGGGCGATGGACCAGTTGGTTCACGATGTGTGCCTTCAGGGACTGCCGGTGTTGCTTTGTGTTGATAGGGCTGGCCTAGTTGGGGAGGATGGGGAGACCCATCATGGGCTTTTAGACGTCACTTGGGGTAAATGCATACCAAATCTAACCCTCATGGCCCCAAGAGACGGCGCGGATCTAAGGTTCATGATGACAGGGTGGCTTAAACATCCAGGTCCAGCTCTCATAAGGTATCCCAAGGGTGTGGCTAAAAACATGGACCGTGCGGTTGCTCCCTGGGGAAAGCTGGAGATCATAAGAAATGGCAAGGGTATATGCCTTGCAGGATACGGAAGTACCGTGCCAATAATGGAAGGGGCAGCGGAAATCCTGAGGGCAAGGGGGCTGGAGCCCTCTGTATTAGATCTAAGATTTCTTAAGCCAATGGATCGCCAGGGTATAATAGACGCTTTATCGAGACATGACGTCATGGTGATAGCGGAGGAAGGCTACAGGTTAGGCGGCATTGGGGAGACCATATGCTGTCTAAGCTCGGAGTTTGGCATTCAATGCAAGGTGCTAACCATTGGTGTGTCGGATAGATTCGTGCCTCACGCTAAAAGACAACAACAGCTGGAGGAGGAGGGGCTAACCCCCCATGGGGTAGTCCAAATGTTAGATGAAATCTCATAG
- a CDS encoding polyprenyl synthetase family protein, with product MEDLDLYMRQVGDKVEDEIGKIKFSLSNTMPSHLWSSMDYSLSSGGKRLRPILCIAASEAFGGSWKSVVPMALAYEMIHTASLIHDDLPCMDNDDMRRGRPTNHRAYGEALALLAGDALLAWAFQYAIEGLRKNRFPDSLILTAISSLARATGPEGICGGQSMDMGFESEVNKLDPGDRLLKVASHKTGVLISSALESGAILAGAGEEDLARIRNYGMCLGIAFQVADDILDVTGKSEDLGKTAGKDQAQGKTTFVSVHGIEGARRILADLSSNAKEWATNLPCSAAFNLLVEKLMWRTR from the coding sequence ATGGAGGATCTTGACCTTTACATGCGCCAGGTTGGCGATAAGGTGGAAGATGAAATTGGAAAAATTAAATTTTCGCTGTCAAACACCATGCCAAGCCACCTCTGGTCCTCCATGGATTACTCCCTTTCTAGTGGGGGCAAAAGGTTAAGACCCATCCTTTGCATAGCCGCGTCAGAAGCTTTCGGTGGGTCATGGAAGTCCGTCGTTCCCATGGCATTGGCTTACGAGATGATACATACCGCCTCCCTTATCCACGATGACCTTCCCTGCATGGACAACGATGACATGCGCAGAGGTCGCCCCACCAATCACAGGGCCTATGGAGAGGCGTTGGCGCTGCTTGCCGGGGATGCGTTGTTGGCCTGGGCATTCCAGTATGCGATTGAGGGATTAAGGAAAAACCGCTTCCCAGATAGTCTGATATTAACCGCCATTTCCAGCCTGGCAAGAGCCACCGGCCCAGAGGGGATATGCGGGGGGCAATCTATGGACATGGGTTTCGAATCCGAAGTAAATAAGCTGGATCCAGGCGATAGGCTCCTCAAGGTTGCCAGTCATAAAACGGGGGTTTTAATATCCTCTGCCCTGGAGAGCGGGGCCATCCTGGCTGGTGCAGGAGAGGAAGATCTTGCAAGGATCCGCAACTACGGCATGTGTTTAGGTATAGCATTCCAGGTGGCAGATGACATATTGGACGTAACAGGGAAAAGCGAGGACCTAGGCAAAACCGCAGGTAAGGACCAGGCTCAGGGTAAGACCACCTTTGTATCGGTGCACGGGATTGAGGGAGCAAGAAGGATCCTGGCTGATTTATCCAGCAACGCCAAGGAGTGGGCGACAAATCTTCCTTGTTCTGCAGCGTTCAATTTGCTGGTTGAAAAACTGATGTGGAGGACGCGATGA
- the xseB gene encoding exodeoxyribonuclease VII small subunit yields MDRGIEATTYRRRKTLGVSWLSFTEDMSKLEEIAARLERDDIPLEEALTVYEEGVIIARRCFEFLEDARRRIEILGDDGTEKPLNL; encoded by the coding sequence ATGGACCGTGGGATCGAAGCAACAACTTATAGACGAAGAAAAACCTTGGGGGTGTCGTGGTTGTCATTCACGGAAGACATGTCAAAGCTGGAGGAAATAGCTGCAAGGCTGGAAAGAGACGATATTCCCCTTGAGGAGGCCCTCACAGTCTATGAGGAGGGCGTTATAATAGCCAGAAGGTGTTTTGAGTTTCTTGAGGATGCTCGCCGCAGGATAGAAATCCTTGGTGACGATGGAACGGAGAAGCCCTTAAACCTATGA
- the rpmB gene encoding 50S ribosomal protein L28: MSRICDCCGRGPQTGNAVSHSNRHTRRRWLINLRTVRVDLGCGETRRLKVCTKCLRSGIVRRAV, encoded by the coding sequence ATGTCCAGGATCTGCGATTGCTGCGGGAGGGGGCCTCAGACGGGAAATGCCGTCAGCCACTCTAATCGTCACACCCGCCGCCGTTGGCTAATCAACTTAAGGACCGTGCGGGTGGACCTGGGGTGCGGTGAAACCCGCCGACTCAAGGTCTGTACCAAGTGTCTCCGTTCCGGTATAGTTCGCAGGGCCGTCTAG
- a CDS encoding thiamine diphosphokinase, whose product MVLGGRKPSPLFLRDLKDLGWDLWAVDKGIESCKKVDWQPSMALGDMDSVCSDALAWVRNLQIPMEIHPAEKDLTDFQLALGRISKTCTATQDVPVLVTGCFGGRLDHLVSSVMSFCYAPGIVPVGMVDQREMAFILKDYDNISLEFKGLCAPKNISLLPLEDCSGVSESGVKWELHDAFLKKSLPFAISNEPTSDKVRISLSTGILIVYLRW is encoded by the coding sequence ATGGTCTTAGGCGGAAGAAAGCCATCGCCTTTGTTCCTCAGGGACCTTAAGGATTTGGGATGGGATCTTTGGGCTGTGGACAAAGGCATAGAATCCTGCAAAAAGGTGGACTGGCAACCGTCCATGGCCTTGGGTGACATGGACAGCGTATGTTCGGATGCGTTGGCCTGGGTTCGAAACCTGCAAATCCCCATGGAGATTCATCCGGCGGAGAAGGATCTCACGGACTTCCAACTGGCATTGGGAAGGATATCCAAGACCTGCACGGCAACACAGGATGTACCGGTACTGGTGACCGGTTGTTTTGGCGGGCGACTTGACCACTTGGTAAGCTCCGTTATGAGCTTCTGCTATGCCCCAGGCATCGTTCCAGTTGGCATGGTTGATCAACGGGAAATGGCATTTATACTAAAGGACTATGACAACATTTCATTGGAATTCAAGGGGTTATGTGCACCCAAAAACATATCACTGCTGCCCTTGGAAGACTGCTCAGGGGTGAGCGAGAGTGGAGTTAAATGGGAGCTTCATGATGCATTTTTGAAAAAGTCTCTGCCCTTTGCGATAAGCAACGAACCCACATCCGATAAGGTCAGGATATCTTTAAGCACCGGCATCCTGATCGTATATCTTAGATGGTGA
- a CDS encoding DNA translocase FtsK — MAIISFLLSLFLGASLFTNWTGDLGRSIRNEMIEHIGISIIIPIVFIAYASWARIFRYKVLNIQGQALGALSLTVSLALMLAMWSEAFKYPKLLELSGFLGRSIGLRAFHLLGPFGATLLGLLCCLVTVGAFSGESPSEIMNLIAVVFSAITERLSKRLGILNGFLRLITKTKEDKGSPTLGSDDTLSIFPEEEESVFEDHDVKEHMIELDNPFLDEEVSVEGVRGENLAVEGDPSLVCQIKPGLFPPPLEIIGPPCSGDDDIDQDQIEAMADRILSSLRDFGVEAELGETQIGPTVIQFRIQLAPGIKVSKVASLANDLALALAVPSLRIEAPIPGKPYVGVEIPNPQRRPVSLREVMESEVFSRPRGDLPLPLGVSIDGSPMVSFLEDLPHLLVAGTTGSGKSVFINSCIVGLCSSKAPSDLRLILIDPKRVEMAIYDRLPHILTKPVVDSKKAVQALAWCIREMESRYDTFSQYKVRNLAAYNKKVLPKDRLPHVVVVVDELADLMMTAPREVEDYICRLAQMARATGIHLVLATQRPSVNVITGLIKANVPARVAFALPSQADSRTILDSAGAEKLLGKGDMLFLSSKFPKPIRLQAPWIDEAYIARWLDHLVSTFGEPQVIDIEDQENSGSTGDASADDPLLEEAIRIVLSSGVASASSLQRRLRVGFTRGARLIDTMEQLGIVGPPDGARPREILVDEESAMEILREARGI, encoded by the coding sequence GTGGCGATCATTTCGTTTCTTCTATCGCTTTTTCTAGGGGCCTCCCTCTTTACTAATTGGACCGGCGATCTGGGAAGGTCCATAAGGAATGAAATGATAGAGCACATCGGCATATCGATAATAATACCCATAGTTTTCATCGCCTATGCATCGTGGGCAAGGATCTTTAGATACAAGGTTTTGAACATCCAAGGTCAAGCCTTAGGGGCTTTGTCGCTCACCGTAAGTCTAGCGCTCATGCTGGCCATGTGGTCCGAGGCTTTTAAATACCCCAAACTTCTTGAGCTTTCCGGCTTTTTAGGGCGATCCATAGGGCTAAGGGCGTTCCACCTTTTGGGCCCCTTCGGGGCCACGCTATTGGGGCTACTATGTTGCTTGGTCACGGTGGGGGCATTCAGCGGCGAATCGCCATCGGAGATCATGAACTTAATTGCAGTGGTCTTTTCCGCCATAACGGAAAGGCTCAGTAAACGCCTTGGCATATTAAATGGTTTCTTAAGGCTTATCACCAAAACCAAGGAGGACAAGGGATCACCTACCCTTGGATCTGATGACACCTTGTCCATATTCCCAGAGGAAGAAGAATCTGTTTTTGAAGATCATGACGTTAAGGAGCACATGATTGAATTGGACAACCCGTTTCTTGACGAGGAGGTCTCCGTGGAAGGCGTGCGAGGAGAAAATCTAGCCGTTGAAGGGGATCCTTCCTTGGTATGCCAAATCAAACCGGGGTTATTCCCACCGCCGCTAGAAATAATAGGCCCTCCTTGTTCGGGGGACGACGATATAGACCAAGATCAAATTGAAGCCATGGCGGACAGGATACTGTCTTCTCTTAGGGATTTTGGGGTAGAAGCCGAGCTTGGAGAAACCCAGATAGGCCCCACGGTTATTCAGTTTAGGATTCAACTTGCTCCCGGTATCAAGGTCAGCAAGGTGGCGTCTTTAGCCAATGATCTGGCTCTGGCTTTGGCGGTGCCAAGTCTTCGAATAGAAGCGCCGATCCCAGGCAAGCCGTACGTGGGGGTTGAGATACCTAATCCCCAAAGAAGGCCTGTATCGCTTCGGGAGGTAATGGAATCTGAAGTATTCTCAAGACCTAGGGGGGATCTTCCTTTGCCATTAGGGGTTTCCATCGATGGATCCCCGATGGTGTCATTCCTTGAAGACCTCCCGCATCTGTTGGTTGCAGGAACAACCGGTTCGGGCAAAAGCGTATTCATAAATTCATGCATCGTGGGGCTCTGTTCATCGAAAGCCCCATCGGATCTCCGGCTCATACTTATAGACCCCAAACGGGTTGAAATGGCCATATACGATCGACTGCCTCACATATTGACCAAACCGGTCGTGGATTCCAAAAAGGCTGTTCAGGCGCTGGCTTGGTGTATTCGTGAGATGGAGAGCCGATACGATACCTTCTCTCAATACAAGGTAAGAAACCTGGCGGCATATAACAAAAAGGTGTTACCTAAGGATCGGTTGCCCCATGTGGTGGTAGTGGTGGATGAGTTGGCTGACCTTATGATGACTGCTCCAAGGGAGGTTGAGGATTACATATGCCGCTTGGCCCAGATGGCCAGGGCGACCGGAATACACCTCGTCTTAGCCACCCAGCGGCCGTCGGTAAACGTGATAACAGGTCTTATAAAGGCCAACGTACCCGCCAGGGTAGCCTTTGCATTGCCAAGCCAGGCGGATTCCAGAACCATATTGGATTCCGCTGGGGCCGAGAAGTTGCTGGGGAAAGGGGATATGCTCTTCCTGTCTTCAAAGTTCCCTAAGCCCATAAGACTTCAGGCTCCATGGATAGACGAGGCCTATATAGCTAGATGGCTTGACCACCTGGTATCTACCTTTGGAGAACCACAGGTTATAGACATAGAGGATCAGGAAAACAGCGGCTCCACCGGTGACGCCAGCGCAGATGATCCATTGCTTGAGGAGGCAATACGTATTGTCCTGTCCTCCGGGGTTGCGTCGGCAAGCAGCCTTCAAAGAAGGCTTAGAGTAGGTTTTACCAGAGGTGCCCGCCTAATAGATACCATGGAGCAGCTTGGCATAGTGGGCCCACCCGATGGGGCAAGACCCCGGGAGATACTGGTTGACGAGGAGAGCGCCATGGAAATACTCAGGGAAGCTAGGGGAATTTAG
- the mltG gene encoding endolytic transglycosylase MltG — protein sequence MKGKEWLFLSLGVILFLGFLAGLSFVMPSERWYQITREEKTPITVDIPQGSSARDVARILVNAGIVSDEAELLRWMNQLGFDRSIKPGSYKVEPGSPWEVAMRLRETSPEGRSITIVPGYDRVDLLKFFDLRTWELALKDDDSFFPPVKPILPDNPWDRLAFMAPDTYFVGYGDQAVRSLIRMASKAWWERVGVHNRGLTKERAMYTAVLASIVEREAKLDRERPLVASVFINRIHRGMPLQSCATVVYAWKLQGEKKTHLSFEDLKIESPYNTYSRKGLPPGPIGIPGIPSWNAALAPANSKFLFFRLVENGSHRFSETFDEHVRNGHEN from the coding sequence TTGAAGGGCAAGGAATGGCTGTTCTTATCCTTAGGGGTGATCCTGTTCCTAGGATTTTTGGCAGGCCTATCTTTCGTTATGCCGTCCGAGCGTTGGTATCAAATAACTCGGGAAGAAAAGACGCCGATAACCGTGGACATCCCACAGGGAAGTTCCGCAAGGGATGTGGCTAGGATTCTTGTAAATGCAGGGATAGTCTCCGATGAGGCGGAGCTGTTGCGTTGGATGAACCAGCTTGGGTTCGATCGTAGCATAAAGCCTGGGTCATATAAGGTTGAGCCTGGTTCCCCTTGGGAAGTGGCCATGAGGTTGAGAGAGACATCACCGGAGGGGAGATCTATTACCATAGTACCGGGGTATGACCGGGTGGATCTCCTTAAGTTCTTTGATTTGAGGACATGGGAGCTGGCTCTTAAGGATGACGATTCTTTTTTTCCTCCCGTAAAACCCATTCTTCCCGACAACCCTTGGGACAGGCTTGCGTTCATGGCTCCGGATACTTATTTTGTAGGATATGGAGACCAGGCGGTTCGAAGCCTCATAAGAATGGCTTCAAAGGCCTGGTGGGAAAGGGTTGGGGTTCACAATAGGGGGCTGACCAAGGAACGCGCCATGTATACGGCTGTTCTGGCATCCATAGTTGAGAGGGAGGCTAAGCTTGACCGGGAAAGGCCCTTGGTGGCATCCGTTTTCATAAATAGGATCCACAGGGGAATGCCCCTTCAGTCCTGTGCCACCGTGGTTTATGCGTGGAAACTGCAAGGGGAGAAGAAAACGCATCTTTCTTTTGAAGATCTTAAGATAGAATCCCCCTATAACACGTACTCTCGCAAGGGGTTGCCTCCTGGACCTATAGGTATACCAGGAATACCATCGTGGAATGCTGCGTTAGCTCCCGCCAACTCAAAATTTCTCTTTTTTAGGCTTGTGGAAAACGGAAGTCACCGCTTTTCCGAGACATTTGACGAGCACGTGAGGAATGGCCATGAGAACTAG